In a single window of the Streptomyces sp. NBC_00353 genome:
- a CDS encoding DUF3040 domain-containing protein, translated as MPLSEHEQRMLEQMERALYAEDPKFATALEGSGLRTYTRRRVYQAVAGFLVGIALLMAGMVAQQIWISVVGFLVMLGCAVLAVTGWRKAPKPGEQQAPGGKGERRHPKQRRTVMNRIEQRWQRRRDEQGQ; from the coding sequence GTGCCGCTCTCGGAGCACGAGCAGCGAATGCTCGAGCAGATGGAGCGAGCGCTGTACGCCGAAGATCCCAAGTTCGCGACAGCGCTCGAGGGAAGCGGGCTGCGTACGTACACCCGGCGACGGGTCTACCAGGCGGTCGCTGGCTTCCTTGTGGGTATCGCGCTCCTCATGGCCGGAATGGTCGCCCAGCAGATCTGGATCAGCGTGGTGGGATTCCTCGTCATGCTGGGCTGCGCGGTCCTTGCGGTCACCGGTTGGCGCAAGGCGCCCAAGCCCGGCGAGCAGCAGGCGCCCGGGGGCAAGGGCGAGCGCCGACACCCCAAGCAACGCCGAACCGTGATGAACCGGATCGAGCAGCGGTGGCAGCGCCGCCGTGACGAGCAGGGTCAGTAA
- a CDS encoding methyltransferase — protein sequence MSDQLRPRASLRTAVVWEVLKDALDRQVKATGRDALDVLDTGGGTGNFAVPVARLGHRVTVVDPSPNALFALERRAAEAGVADRVRGVQGDILGLFEVVERGGYDAVLCHGVLEYVDDPAEGVRNAVDALRPAGELSLLAAGLGGAVLARALAGHFTEARQALSDPAGRWGAGDPVPRRYTAEQLTELVSAADVEVGAVHGVRVFADLVPGVLVDTESGAMEALLKLETAVAELPAFRSVATQLHVLGTKRA from the coding sequence GTGTCGGATCAGCTGCGCCCCCGCGCCTCCCTCCGTACCGCCGTGGTCTGGGAGGTCCTGAAGGATGCTCTCGACCGTCAGGTCAAGGCGACCGGCAGGGACGCCCTGGACGTCCTGGACACCGGCGGCGGCACCGGAAACTTCGCGGTCCCGGTCGCCCGCCTGGGCCACCGGGTCACCGTGGTCGACCCCAGCCCCAACGCGCTCTTCGCACTGGAGCGCCGCGCCGCCGAGGCGGGGGTCGCCGACCGCGTCCGAGGCGTCCAGGGCGACATCCTCGGCCTGTTCGAGGTGGTCGAGCGCGGCGGTTACGACGCGGTGCTGTGCCACGGCGTCCTGGAGTACGTCGACGACCCCGCCGAGGGCGTACGCAACGCTGTCGACGCACTCCGCCCGGCGGGTGAGCTCAGCCTGCTCGCCGCCGGACTCGGCGGCGCCGTCCTGGCCCGGGCGCTCGCGGGTCACTTCACCGAGGCCAGGCAGGCGCTCAGCGACCCGGCGGGCCGCTGGGGCGCAGGCGACCCGGTGCCCCGGCGGTACACCGCGGAGCAGCTCACCGAGCTGGTCTCCGCAGCCGACGTCGAGGTCGGCGCGGTCCACGGTGTGCGGGTCTTCGCCGACCTCGTACCGGGTGTTCTGGTGGACACCGAGTCCGGCGCGATGGAGGCACTGCTCAAGCTGGAGACTGCGGTTGCGGAACTGCCGGCGTTCCGCTCGGTCGCGACCCAACTGCACGTTCTGGGCACCAAGCGCGCCTGA
- a CDS encoding SAV_6107 family HEPN domain-containing protein, whose translation MANSSAAAASRRRAGGPAPSPTGPAPSSSGPANDVHPVLRRTTAPPAALDLLAQARGGLEEAAVLAVPNERYVTAHLAALRTAAAVLAARGRPETTRRRRERIRSAWEVLPEIAPELTEWSALFASGARRRARAEAGIPGAASSRDADDLLRDAAMFLRLVERLLVLQPTLPQARQERPDAG comes from the coding sequence ATGGCCAACTCGTCCGCAGCTGCCGCCTCTCGGCGCCGCGCAGGCGGCCCTGCCCCCTCACCGACCGGCCCCGCCCCGTCTTCGAGCGGCCCGGCGAACGACGTCCACCCGGTGCTGCGCCGCACCACCGCGCCGCCCGCCGCTCTCGATCTGCTGGCCCAGGCCCGCGGCGGTCTCGAAGAGGCCGCCGTGCTCGCCGTGCCGAACGAGCGCTATGTCACCGCTCATCTCGCCGCGCTGCGCACCGCTGCCGCCGTGCTCGCCGCCCGCGGCCGGCCCGAAACGACCAGGCGACGCAGGGAGAGGATCCGCAGCGCCTGGGAAGTCCTTCCGGAGATCGCCCCGGAGCTCACCGAATGGAGCGCCCTGTTCGCTTCGGGGGCCCGCCGGAGGGCCCGGGCGGAAGCGGGCATACCGGGGGCGGCCAGCAGCCGCGACGCCGACGATCTGCTGCGCGACGCGGCCATGTTCCTGCGCCTGGTGGAGCGGCTCCTGGTGCTCCAGCCGACGCTCCCTCAGGCCCGGCAGGAGCGGCCCGACGCGGGATGA